In Amycolatopsis jiangsuensis, the following proteins share a genomic window:
- a CDS encoding TetR/AcrR family transcriptional regulator — MGQRTDTRDRIIQASLRAMRERGYGSTAISDIVEASGAPRGSVTFHFKGGKDEIAGEVIALRASQVFEGIERAVAKSTSAADLLETCLDRIAAEFAESGFLAGCPVVPITIERAAQSPELSEAGAGFFAGWRESLARGLAGHGIDPGRATRIATMTIAATEGALAISRVERNLDAFDAVRDELRALVA; from the coding sequence ATGGGCCAGCGAACGGACACGCGCGACCGCATCATCCAGGCATCACTGCGGGCGATGCGGGAGCGGGGTTACGGCTCCACCGCGATCAGCGACATCGTCGAGGCTTCCGGCGCGCCTCGCGGCTCGGTCACCTTCCACTTCAAGGGCGGCAAGGACGAGATCGCCGGCGAGGTCATCGCCCTGCGCGCCTCGCAGGTGTTCGAGGGGATCGAACGCGCGGTGGCCAAGAGCACCTCCGCGGCGGATCTCCTGGAAACGTGCCTCGACCGGATCGCCGCCGAGTTCGCCGAGTCCGGCTTCCTGGCCGGATGCCCGGTCGTGCCGATCACGATCGAACGCGCCGCGCAGTCGCCGGAGCTGTCGGAGGCCGGCGCCGGCTTCTTCGCCGGCTGGCGCGAAAGCCTGGCGCGCGGCCTCGCCGGCCACGGCATCGACCCCGGACGCGCGACCCGCATCGCGACAATGACGATCGCCGCGACGGAGGGCGCCCTCGCGATCAGCCGTGTCGAGCGGAACCTCGACGCGTTCGACGCTGTCCGCGACGAGCTACGGGCACTGGTCGCCTGA
- a CDS encoding isochorismatase family cysteine hydrolase, producing MASYPLDRTALVVVDATNDFISEGGKGYPGLRGVLDEVGTVGNMKRVLEAARAAGIQVLHAPMETQPWDYGPWKHRTPSHEGMFAAQLFQAGTWGARFHPDFVPVEGEVVVTPHKTFDAFHGTDLDTQLRQCDLDHVIVCGLTTNTCVDSTGRDAVEKGYDVTFVPDAVGTFTMDMHRATIEQNWPRYAHHILTSDDVIAELG from the coding sequence ATGGCCAGCTATCCGTTGGACAGGACCGCGTTGGTCGTCGTCGATGCCACCAACGACTTCATTTCCGAGGGCGGCAAGGGATATCCCGGACTGCGAGGTGTCCTGGACGAGGTCGGCACCGTGGGCAACATGAAGCGGGTGCTGGAGGCGGCCCGCGCCGCGGGAATCCAGGTGCTGCACGCTCCGATGGAGACCCAGCCGTGGGACTACGGCCCGTGGAAGCACCGCACTCCGAGCCACGAGGGCATGTTCGCGGCGCAGCTTTTCCAGGCCGGCACCTGGGGCGCCCGGTTCCACCCCGACTTCGTGCCCGTCGAGGGCGAGGTGGTCGTCACCCCGCACAAGACGTTCGATGCCTTCCACGGCACCGATCTCGACACCCAGCTGCGCCAGTGCGACCTCGACCACGTGATCGTGTGCGGGCTGACCACCAACACCTGTGTCGACTCGACCGGCCGTGACGCGGTGGAGAAGGGCTACGACGTCACGTTCGTCCCCGACGCGGTCGGCACCTTCACGATGGACATGCACCGAGCGACGATCGAACAGAACTGGCCCCGCTACGCCCACCACATCCTGACCAGCGACGACGTCATCGCCGAACTGGGGTGA
- a CDS encoding DUF3618 domain-containing protein → MARDPETIEREIEQARTSLVATLDQLGTKANPQKLADAAKDGVRAKLDNPKVKYPLIGVGAVVAALLIRKLFR, encoded by the coding sequence GTGGCTCGCGACCCCGAGACCATCGAGCGTGAGATCGAGCAGGCCAGGACGTCCCTGGTCGCGACGCTCGACCAGCTGGGCACCAAGGCCAACCCGCAGAAACTCGCCGACGCGGCGAAGGACGGTGTGCGCGCCAAGCTGGACAACCCGAAGGTCAAGTACCCGCTGATCGGCGTCGGCGCAGTGGTCGCGGCGCTGCTGATCCGCAAGCTTTTCCGCTGA
- a CDS encoding TetR/AcrR family transcriptional regulator gives MTTAKRKRMPRAEREQQMIAVAEGVFTERGYAAASMDEIAELVGVSKPMLYEYFHSKEGLLLACIRQSRSALREATEQATARATSAEDALQRGLLAFFEFIRDRGEAWSLLRQEMALVGTPAADEIEETRRQQTDLIASLMSGHFDAEDTLRTEASAEFVVGACERLAIWCERFPEVTPRMATEYAMDLLWTGLSQRAT, from the coding sequence GTGACCACCGCCAAGCGCAAGCGCATGCCCCGGGCCGAACGTGAGCAGCAGATGATCGCGGTCGCCGAAGGGGTCTTCACCGAACGCGGCTACGCGGCGGCCTCGATGGACGAGATCGCCGAGCTGGTGGGCGTCTCGAAGCCGATGCTCTACGAGTACTTCCACTCGAAAGAGGGGCTGCTGCTCGCCTGCATCCGGCAGTCGCGCTCGGCTTTGCGCGAAGCCACCGAGCAGGCGACAGCGCGCGCCACGTCGGCCGAGGACGCACTGCAGCGGGGGCTGCTGGCGTTCTTCGAGTTCATCCGCGACCGGGGGGAGGCGTGGTCCCTCCTACGGCAGGAGATGGCGCTGGTCGGCACCCCCGCGGCGGACGAGATCGAGGAGACCCGTCGCCAGCAGACCGATCTGATCGCGTCGCTGATGAGCGGCCATTTCGACGCTGAGGACACCCTGCGGACCGAGGCCTCTGCCGAGTTCGTGGTGGGGGCGTGCGAACGGCTCGCGATCTGGTGCGAACGGTTTCCCGAGGTGACCCCCCGGATGGCGACCGAGTACGCCATGGACCTGCTCTGGACCGGCTTGTCACAGCGAGCGACCTGA
- a CDS encoding flavin-containing monooxygenase, whose translation MGNRTETGVIVVGTGFSGLGMAIRLRKDRREDFVVLEKATDVGGTWRDNSYPGCACDIPSHMYSFSFEQNPGWSRAYSTQPEIWRYLREVAGKYDLRRFIRFGQEMTGARWDADENRWHVTTKSGDEFVAKALVSGVGALHRPQIPRLPGIERFAGRTFHSAEWDDDFDLAGKRVAVIGTGASAVQFVPRIAPQVAELTLFQRTPPWIMPKADRAVPGWLRGLFRALPPAQRLYRDALYWTLEARAIGFNGHPGVMKLGQRLAKSNIDRAVKDPQLRAKLTPDYTMGCKRVLISNDYYPALARDNVEVVTEGVAEVREHSVVDAAGVEHEVDAIIYGTGFHVTDAFDNLEIIGREGRNLAKEWASEGMRTHLGITVNGFPNLFFLLGPNTGLGHNSVVFMIEAQVAYIAQALRLAGDGALDPRPEVQDRFNADVQRKLAKGIWTQGGCTSWYLDAKGVNRTIWPGFTWRYWLDTRSVRREDYELLG comes from the coding sequence ATGGGCAACCGCACGGAAACCGGGGTGATCGTGGTCGGCACCGGGTTCTCCGGGCTCGGCATGGCGATCCGGCTGCGCAAGGACCGCCGCGAGGACTTCGTGGTCCTCGAGAAGGCCACCGACGTGGGCGGCACCTGGCGCGACAACAGCTACCCGGGCTGTGCCTGTGACATCCCGTCGCACATGTACTCGTTCTCCTTCGAACAGAACCCGGGCTGGTCGCGCGCGTACTCGACGCAGCCCGAGATCTGGCGCTACCTGCGTGAGGTCGCCGGCAAGTACGACCTGCGTCGGTTCATCCGGTTCGGCCAGGAGATGACCGGGGCGCGCTGGGACGCCGACGAGAACCGCTGGCACGTGACCACGAAAAGCGGTGACGAGTTCGTGGCCAAGGCACTGGTCTCCGGTGTCGGCGCCCTCCACCGGCCGCAGATCCCGCGGCTGCCCGGCATCGAGCGGTTCGCCGGGCGCACCTTCCACTCCGCGGAGTGGGACGACGACTTCGACCTGGCAGGCAAGCGCGTCGCGGTGATCGGCACGGGGGCGAGTGCGGTGCAGTTCGTTCCGCGGATCGCGCCGCAGGTGGCCGAGCTGACGCTGTTCCAGCGCACGCCGCCGTGGATCATGCCGAAGGCCGACCGTGCCGTTCCCGGCTGGCTGCGCGGACTGTTCCGTGCGCTGCCGCCGGCGCAGCGACTCTACCGCGACGCCCTGTACTGGACTCTCGAAGCACGCGCGATCGGCTTCAACGGCCACCCGGGGGTGATGAAGCTCGGACAGCGGCTCGCGAAGAGCAACATCGACCGTGCGGTCAAGGATCCGCAGCTGCGGGCGAAGCTGACGCCGGACTACACCATGGGCTGCAAGCGCGTGCTGATTTCCAACGACTACTACCCGGCCCTGGCCCGCGACAACGTCGAGGTGGTCACCGAAGGCGTGGCCGAGGTCCGTGAGCACAGCGTCGTCGACGCGGCCGGGGTGGAACACGAGGTCGACGCGATCATCTACGGCACCGGTTTCCACGTGACCGACGCGTTCGACAACCTGGAGATCATCGGCCGCGAGGGACGCAACCTCGCCAAGGAGTGGGCGAGCGAGGGGATGCGTACCCATCTCGGCATCACCGTCAACGGCTTCCCGAACCTGTTCTTCCTGCTCGGGCCGAACACCGGGCTGGGGCACAACTCGGTGGTGTTCATGATCGAAGCGCAGGTCGCCTACATCGCGCAGGCGCTGCGGCTGGCCGGCGACGGCGCGCTGGATCCGCGGCCGGAGGTCCAGGACCGTTTCAACGCCGACGTGCAGCGCAAGCTCGCCAAGGGCATCTGGACCCAGGGCGGCTGCACGAGCTGGTACCTCGACGCGAAGGGCGTCAACCGCACCATCTGGCCCGGTTTCACCTGGCGCTACTGGCTCGACACCCGCTCCGTGCGCCGCGAGGACTACGAACTGCTCGGCTGA
- a CDS encoding LCP family protein encodes MDHPPRNGQGDRRPARSWQEPPGRATGRRTPPPSAPPPRARREPPPGTRPGGASRRPVRPRRNPLRGAKVAVAVVSLLVMGLTGYAWASLQGLVDGLNYANVIENGGGDQPADGARDILLVGLDSRTDAQGNPLSPELLAQLRAGEADGELNTDSLIFVHIPNDGSKAVAISLPRDSYVNIPGGYGKHKINSAYARAMLEARKDLQAKGVTDPKQLDVQANQAGAKELIATVEELTGSTIDNYAAINLLGFSDITKAIGGVDVCLNDDVDDEYSGAKFTKGQHTIAGVQALEFVRQRHGLPRGDLDRVVRQQVFMAGMARKVLSAGTLTDPSKLNALIDAIKKSVTLNQNWDIFGFAQQMKGLTGGQLEFRTVPVENVEYHTPNDGVAVQVDPDKVREFVQGLAGPQQGRQAPPSQQQAASHQDVTVDVRNASGRDGLAASVSKQLAGKGFGAGDTANASSRKTSVIWVPSGGEEAGKAVADALGVEATVQEDKSVSKGHVMVFLGSDFEPGNGSSSGSGAVQAPAASPGSSAPPATENDEKPITAEGVPCVN; translated from the coding sequence GTGGACCACCCGCCTCGGAACGGGCAAGGCGATCGACGCCCCGCCCGCTCCTGGCAGGAGCCGCCCGGGCGGGCCACGGGCCGGCGCACGCCGCCACCGTCCGCCCCGCCGCCGCGCGCCCGCCGGGAGCCCCCGCCCGGCACGCGCCCGGGAGGAGCGTCCCGGCGTCCCGTCCGGCCCCGCCGCAATCCGCTGCGCGGCGCGAAAGTCGCGGTCGCCGTGGTGTCTTTGCTGGTGATGGGCCTGACCGGGTACGCGTGGGCTTCCTTGCAGGGCCTGGTCGACGGCCTGAACTACGCGAACGTGATCGAGAACGGCGGCGGCGACCAGCCCGCCGACGGCGCCCGCGACATCCTGCTGGTCGGCCTCGACAGCCGCACCGACGCCCAGGGCAATCCGCTCTCCCCCGAACTGCTCGCGCAGCTGCGCGCCGGGGAGGCCGACGGCGAGCTGAACACCGACTCGCTGATCTTCGTGCACATCCCGAACGACGGCAGCAAGGCCGTCGCGATCTCGCTGCCGCGCGATTCGTACGTGAACATCCCCGGCGGCTACGGAAAGCACAAGATCAACTCCGCGTACGCCCGCGCGATGCTGGAGGCCCGCAAAGACCTGCAGGCGAAGGGCGTGACGGACCCGAAGCAGCTCGACGTGCAGGCCAACCAGGCCGGCGCGAAGGAGCTGATCGCCACGGTCGAGGAGCTGACCGGCTCCACCATCGACAACTACGCGGCCATCAACCTGCTCGGGTTCAGCGACATCACCAAGGCCATCGGCGGCGTCGACGTGTGCCTGAACGACGACGTCGACGACGAGTACTCCGGTGCGAAATTCACCAAGGGCCAGCACACCATCGCCGGGGTGCAGGCGCTCGAGTTCGTCCGGCAGCGGCACGGCCTGCCGCGCGGTGACCTCGATCGGGTGGTGCGCCAGCAGGTGTTCATGGCCGGGATGGCGCGCAAGGTGCTGTCCGCGGGCACGCTGACCGACCCGTCGAAGCTCAACGCGCTGATCGACGCGATCAAGAAATCGGTGACGCTGAACCAGAACTGGGACATCTTCGGCTTCGCCCAGCAGATGAAGGGCCTGACCGGCGGCCAGCTGGAGTTCCGCACCGTTCCGGTGGAGAACGTCGAGTACCACACCCCGAACGACGGGGTCGCAGTCCAGGTCGACCCGGACAAGGTGCGGGAGTTCGTGCAGGGCCTCGCCGGGCCGCAGCAGGGGCGGCAGGCCCCGCCCTCGCAGCAGCAGGCCGCCTCGCACCAGGACGTCACCGTGGACGTGCGCAACGCCTCCGGCCGCGACGGCCTGGCCGCGAGCGTGTCGAAGCAGCTGGCCGGGAAGGGTTTCGGCGCCGGTGACACGGCCAACGCCAGCTCGCGCAAAACGTCGGTGATCTGGGTACCCAGCGGCGGTGAGGAGGCCGGCAAGGCGGTCGCCGACGCGCTCGGCGTGGAGGCGACGGTGCAGGAGGACAAGAGCGTGTCGAAGGGGCACGTGATGGTGTTCCTCGGCTCGGACTTCGAGCCCGGCAACGGTTCGTCGAGTGGGTCCGGCGCGGTGCAGGCGCCGGCCGCGTCGCCGGGCTCGTCCGCCCCGCCGGCCACCGAGAACGACGAGAAGCCGATCACCGCGGAGGGTGTGCCCTGCGTCAACTGA
- a CDS encoding phospholipase produces the protein MPADRAPAAVRVRRPWSTSAWLLLVLLVVFGFGVIASRPAAPPDQGPPTGDVLAAQNAIAALTHPGAKPTALAQLPSDFTAVTDVKPGALPARDGTVRAVHVDGGCSTPWGDDNTKWDFAVPCKAHDLGYDLLRYADKKGHPLGPEVRASLDARLSSDMHHACDINPMDSAGTCGVVASLYSSGLTVNSWHQRWGPPVGDPIGSLVAGVLVIGCLLVARMRGWLTARRTSPRPFLRRGVPRPWAVVGAAGAVLLMVGESVTALADWAGAPEGAWWPVTWLAQLAPVLFFACGRANAAGWHAERGRGYRHYLAEQASPLLRPALIFAVVAFLVPLALELLGIPAGTSATVMRIALHPLWLLGVYLLTIVSAPVLLALYRRVRLWSVAALSVFVVAGELAAVGTGSSWPRYGATLALALLAQQVAFAHADGVLLPRPLLGVAAVTGVTGLAAATSVSGTSPILLGSPGAPAALSAPPWAVLLLGVTQLGLAGLLAAPLRRWAGFGWVSRATSLVLRAPMSLYLAFLSAMLLLIALVYLPGRIADGLSWLLRPRTAVAVALLLVPAGLVFWWFERHPRAVRDEPAPAPVRPEPPTGRVPVLLTRAAAALGIGYATLGVFGLALARFGDVAADADVMGVRFDPVQSLVHLLLGVLLLHTVRTATAASVGTWLVCAVACVPALMEAGGGVSAGAVTVVLHVATAAFALVAAGSCVWPVRRPAGAVT, from the coding sequence ATGCCAGCCGACCGTGCCCCGGCCGCCGTTCGCGTGCGACGTCCCTGGTCGACGTCTGCCTGGCTGCTGCTCGTCCTGCTCGTGGTGTTCGGCTTCGGGGTGATCGCCTCACGTCCCGCCGCACCGCCCGACCAGGGGCCGCCGACCGGCGACGTGCTCGCCGCGCAGAACGCCATCGCCGCGCTGACCCACCCGGGCGCGAAGCCGACGGCGCTCGCCCAGCTGCCGTCCGACTTCACCGCGGTCACCGACGTCAAACCGGGCGCGCTGCCGGCTCGCGACGGCACGGTGCGTGCGGTGCACGTCGACGGCGGCTGTTCCACCCCGTGGGGCGACGACAACACCAAGTGGGACTTCGCCGTCCCCTGCAAGGCGCACGACCTCGGCTACGACCTGCTCCGCTACGCCGACAAGAAGGGGCACCCGCTCGGCCCGGAGGTACGGGCCTCGCTGGACGCCCGGCTGTCGTCGGACATGCACCACGCGTGCGACATCAACCCGATGGACTCCGCAGGTACCTGCGGAGTGGTCGCGTCGCTGTATTCATCCGGGCTGACGGTGAACTCGTGGCACCAGCGCTGGGGACCTCCGGTCGGCGACCCGATCGGTTCGCTGGTGGCCGGGGTGCTGGTGATCGGCTGTCTGCTCGTCGCCCGGATGCGCGGGTGGCTCACCGCCCGTCGCACGTCACCGCGGCCGTTCCTCCGGCGAGGCGTGCCCCGGCCGTGGGCGGTGGTCGGCGCGGCCGGTGCGGTGCTGCTGATGGTCGGCGAATCGGTGACCGCGCTGGCCGACTGGGCGGGCGCGCCGGAGGGTGCGTGGTGGCCGGTGACCTGGCTGGCACAGCTGGCGCCGGTCCTGTTCTTCGCCTGCGGGCGTGCGAACGCGGCCGGCTGGCACGCCGAACGCGGCCGTGGTTACCGGCATTACCTGGCCGAACAGGCTAGCCCGCTGCTGCGTCCCGCGCTGATCTTCGCCGTGGTGGCGTTCCTCGTGCCCCTGGCGCTCGAGTTGCTGGGCATCCCGGCGGGCACCAGCGCGACGGTCATGCGGATCGCGCTGCATCCGTTGTGGCTGCTGGGGGTGTACCTGCTGACCATCGTCAGCGCTCCGGTACTGCTGGCGCTGTACCGCCGCGTGCGGCTGTGGTCGGTCGCCGCGCTGTCGGTGTTCGTGGTGGCCGGTGAACTGGCCGCCGTGGGCACCGGCTCGTCGTGGCCGCGTTACGGCGCGACGCTCGCGCTGGCGCTGCTGGCCCAGCAGGTGGCCTTCGCGCACGCAGACGGCGTCCTCCTTCCCCGCCCGCTGCTCGGCGTCGCCGCGGTCACCGGCGTGACCGGGCTGGCAGCGGCGACGTCGGTGTCCGGCACCTCACCGATCCTGCTGGGCAGCCCGGGCGCACCGGCCGCGCTCTCCGCGCCGCCGTGGGCGGTACTGCTGCTGGGCGTCACGCAGCTGGGCCTGGCCGGGCTGCTCGCCGCGCCGTTGCGCCGCTGGGCCGGCTTCGGCTGGGTGAGCCGCGCGACGAGTCTGGTGCTTCGCGCGCCGATGAGCCTGTATCTGGCGTTCCTGTCGGCGATGCTGCTGCTGATCGCCCTCGTGTACCTGCCCGGCCGGATCGCCGACGGCCTGTCCTGGCTGCTCCGCCCGCGCACCGCGGTGGCCGTCGCGCTCCTGCTGGTCCCCGCCGGACTGGTGTTCTGGTGGTTCGAACGGCATCCGCGCGCGGTGCGCGACGAGCCCGCCCCGGCGCCGGTCCGTCCGGAGCCGCCGACCGGGCGGGTGCCCGTGTTGCTGACGCGGGCCGCGGCGGCGCTCGGGATCGGCTACGCGACGCTGGGCGTGTTCGGCCTGGCACTCGCCCGGTTCGGGGACGTGGCCGCCGACGCGGACGTCATGGGCGTGCGGTTCGACCCGGTGCAAAGCCTCGTGCACCTGCTGCTCGGCGTGCTGCTGCTGCACACCGTGCGGACCGCCACGGCGGCCAGCGTGGGGACCTGGCTGGTCTGCGCGGTCGCCTGCGTGCCCGCGCTGATGGAGGCGGGCGGCGGGGTTTCCGCGGGGGCGGTCACCGTGGTGCTGCACGTCGCCACCGCGGCGTTCGCGCTGGTCGCGGCCGGGTCGTGCGTGTGGCCGGTGCGGCGTCCGGCCGGCGCCGTGACCTGA
- a CDS encoding amidohydrolase family protein: MTRLPKIALEEAYEHPDKVARVLADPEVLADVADRGGVTPEFYRPVMAKLPEFGEARLGSMAAAGVEHSVLSLTAPGIQSILDPVAATTEARRQNDFLAEQVAKRPDRYSGFAAVALQDPAGAAAELRRAVGELGFRGVLVNGYTNVGDSAHGSYLDEEQYHPFWEAVAELDVPLYLHPRPGLETYAGHPEMKGATWGFGTETASHVVRLLLGGHFDRFPATQLIVGHLGEGLPALLWRTQHRFEDNPFGRRLRKTIPEYVADNIWVTTSGTFSDHALTNAILTVGADHILFSVDYPYSENAEAADWIERTPISELDRRKIAHGNASALLGIDLDVDLG, from the coding sequence GTGACCCGGCTGCCGAAGATCGCGCTCGAAGAGGCCTACGAGCATCCGGACAAGGTGGCCAGGGTGCTGGCGGATCCGGAGGTGCTCGCCGACGTCGCGGACCGCGGTGGCGTGACGCCGGAGTTCTACCGCCCGGTGATGGCGAAGCTGCCCGAGTTCGGCGAGGCCCGGCTCGGCAGCATGGCCGCCGCGGGCGTCGAGCATTCGGTGCTTTCGCTGACCGCACCGGGGATCCAGAGCATCCTCGACCCGGTCGCGGCCACCACGGAAGCACGCCGCCAGAACGACTTCCTCGCCGAACAGGTCGCGAAGCGGCCGGACCGGTACTCGGGATTCGCCGCGGTCGCGTTGCAGGATCCGGCGGGCGCCGCGGCGGAACTGCGGCGCGCGGTCGGCGAACTGGGGTTCCGCGGGGTCCTCGTCAACGGCTACACCAACGTCGGCGACAGCGCGCACGGAAGTTACCTGGACGAGGAGCAGTACCACCCGTTCTGGGAAGCCGTCGCCGAACTCGACGTGCCGCTGTACCTGCATCCGCGGCCGGGACTGGAGACCTACGCCGGGCATCCCGAGATGAAGGGCGCGACCTGGGGCTTCGGCACCGAAACCGCGTCGCACGTGGTGCGGCTGCTGCTCGGCGGCCATTTCGACCGGTTCCCGGCCACGCAGCTGATCGTCGGGCACCTCGGCGAAGGGCTGCCGGCGCTGCTGTGGCGCACCCAGCACCGGTTCGAGGACAATCCGTTCGGCAGGCGGTTGCGCAAGACGATCCCGGAGTACGTGGCGGACAACATCTGGGTCACCACCAGCGGGACCTTCTCCGACCACGCGCTGACCAACGCGATCCTGACCGTCGGCGCCGACCACATCCTGTTCTCCGTGGACTACCCGTATTCGGAGAACGCGGAAGCCGCCGACTGGATCGAGCGCACGCCGATCAGCGAACTCGACCGGCGCAAGATCGCCCACGGCAACGCGAGCGCACTGCTGGGCATCGATCTGGACGTCGACCTGGGCTGA
- a CDS encoding GGDEF domain-containing protein produces the protein MPGTGPAHGEPPASGDDAAARPGALTRLRELISGNPVPSWDLWTKPRRMIVFLLSWDVIAIAVLTAGVVTSPGPALLDWGRFGVLAVCATVHIQLTRRQEERRRNRLTAVHIDLSGIWVFPGALLLPIHLTLLLLVIVRGQRWFNSRRPPHKFLFTSFTHAVSALLAHELFEAFASAELARLSPSNSLPVFGILMLVGFCYAALQAIVIGGLLALGGTATPTLRNVLGTKDDNLLELSTIGLGTIATILLVNIPPAIVILVLITVLGNRLAEINQLQSEARTDAKTGISNVRGWSESAERALTRAVRGGESLALLMIDLDHFKWINDTFGHPAGDDVLRTVAQTLDEVTRPKDITGRFGGEEFLVLLPEADATAAKVTAERIRTAIAEQRVVTTDKRGGSALIGGRTASIGVALLGPDGASLDSLLQAADAAVYTAKEGGRNQVRFAESTEPPPAA, from the coding sequence ATGCCGGGAACCGGACCCGCGCACGGTGAGCCGCCGGCTTCCGGGGACGACGCTGCGGCGCGTCCCGGGGCGCTCACGCGGCTGCGCGAGCTGATCTCCGGCAACCCCGTGCCGTCGTGGGACCTGTGGACCAAACCACGGCGGATGATCGTTTTCCTGTTGTCCTGGGACGTGATCGCGATCGCGGTGCTGACCGCGGGCGTGGTGACCTCCCCCGGGCCCGCGCTGCTGGACTGGGGCCGGTTCGGGGTGCTCGCGGTGTGCGCGACCGTCCACATCCAACTGACCCGGCGGCAGGAGGAACGCCGTCGCAACCGGCTGACGGCCGTGCACATCGACCTGTCCGGCATCTGGGTCTTCCCCGGCGCGCTGCTGCTGCCGATCCACCTCACCCTGCTGCTGCTGGTGATCGTGCGCGGGCAGCGCTGGTTCAATTCCCGGCGGCCACCGCACAAGTTCCTGTTCACCTCATTCACGCACGCGGTGTCCGCGCTGCTGGCGCACGAGCTGTTCGAGGCTTTCGCCTCCGCCGAACTGGCACGGCTGTCGCCGTCGAACTCGCTGCCGGTGTTCGGGATCCTGATGCTCGTCGGGTTCTGCTACGCGGCACTGCAGGCGATCGTGATCGGCGGCCTGCTGGCGCTGGGCGGCACCGCGACACCCACGCTGCGCAACGTACTGGGCACCAAGGACGACAACCTGCTCGAACTGTCCACGATCGGCCTCGGCACGATCGCCACCATTCTGCTGGTGAACATCCCGCCCGCGATCGTGATCCTGGTGCTGATCACGGTACTGGGCAACCGGCTGGCGGAAATCAACCAACTGCAGTCGGAAGCCCGTACCGACGCGAAGACCGGGATCTCCAACGTGCGCGGCTGGTCCGAATCCGCGGAACGCGCGCTGACCCGTGCGGTGCGTGGCGGGGAAAGCCTGGCGCTGTTGATGATCGATCTGGATCATTTCAAGTGGATCAACGACACATTCGGCCATCCGGCGGGTGACGACGTGTTGCGTACGGTCGCGCAGACCCTCGACGAGGTCACCCGCCCCAAGGACATCACCGGCCGTTTCGGCGGCGAGGAGTTCCTGGTTCTGCTGCCGGAAGCGGACGCGACCGCGGCCAAGGTGACCGCCGAACGCATCCGCACCGCGATCGCCGAACAACGCGTCGTCACCACCGACAAACGCGGCGGCTCCGCACTGATCGGCGGCCGCACCGCCTCGATCGGGGTAGCCCTGCTGGGGCCGGACGGGGCGAGCCTGGACAGCCTCCTGCAGGCAGCCGACGCGGCGGTCTACACGGCCAAGGAAGGCGGCCGCAACCAGGTGCGGTTCGCGGAAAGCACCGAACCGCCACCGGCGGCGTGA